One region of Chitinophagaceae bacterium genomic DNA includes:
- a CDS encoding tetratricopeptide repeat protein — MTSKNKKKLNKQDRFENIVKGLKKKVFLIMSGILFLNFLLYFQTRNFDFVDYDDPTYVINNKDVRDLSFSGVYKMFFDPYKPEEIKPPLTVFTLAINYSISEFNPASYHILNMLFHLANIILVFYLARKLGLNEFASLAVAFFFSIHPFNVESVAWVTARKEVQYTFFFLTALLAYLHFLDKRIWWQYLLAFILFVCAFYSKYSAVTFPLVILAAALIWKQRKDYLKTVAEVVPFFILPLYITINSFAVVFEESGADMQQSEMEAPLFEDIPAKGITDYYDFTLKDKIILGGYSFVSYLEKYVFPRNLRLIYPYPQLSEGQFSSIYYILFFLSLIIVALAVYLIVYFNIWQNKTAMFGLFFFLSGLSILLHVLPIGGRVVIAERYMYLPQVGLLIFIFSLSSHLIYSKLYRFRYYAILSVFAVYFVFQTHARIPVWENSYELFTDLIEKEPDYAVSYNNLASWYVLNNQINNAAELLKKAIEISPTYPLPYFNLGKIASMQDNDQLAVQLYRKAIELDPFYSSAYNNIGTIYLNSEQFDSAIVYLNKALDINAQLHLPNFNLGVVYDELMKYEKAINYFKIAANLNENPYIEYNNIGNIYIKMDEDHAAEAYLLKSIELNPSYYLSYYNLGFLYELNDDFERAKINYKKSVELNPNQTGPYLSLANIYKEAGDKQTANFYLSKIEDAPIDSDFENRIDLAVSYELEGNMVAANQIYKQLVAELPDNPELYIRLGFTYKRMGEVDAALSALNQSIRLDPANASAYQNKAMALLRLEGNEFAAIENFDKALSLDNSLGDAYVNRGTAYIKMGNFQKGVEDLTKGIEILGDEVALNMYINRGIANLNLGNQEEACKDFNTALEKGYQNAILFVRDHCE; from the coding sequence ATGACATCTAAGAATAAAAAAAAGCTAAATAAACAGGATAGATTTGAAAATATAGTGAAGGGTTTAAAAAAGAAGGTCTTCCTTATAATGAGTGGCATTCTTTTTTTGAATTTTCTGTTATACTTTCAAACCCGCAATTTCGATTTTGTAGATTATGATGACCCAACGTATGTAATAAATAATAAAGACGTTCGTGACTTATCATTTTCAGGGGTTTATAAAATGTTTTTTGACCCTTATAAGCCCGAGGAGATTAAGCCACCACTTACAGTTTTTACGCTGGCTATCAATTATAGTATAAGTGAATTTAATCCGGCTTCTTATCATATACTAAATATGCTTTTTCATTTGGCTAATATTATATTGGTTTTTTACTTAGCCAGAAAGTTGGGATTGAATGAGTTTGCTTCCCTTGCTGTTGCCTTTTTCTTTTCGATTCATCCTTTTAATGTGGAATCCGTAGCCTGGGTAACTGCTCGTAAAGAAGTGCAATACACTTTCTTTTTTTTAACGGCTTTACTTGCGTACTTGCATTTTTTAGATAAAAGAATTTGGTGGCAATATTTACTTGCTTTTATACTGTTTGTTTGTGCTTTTTATTCAAAGTATTCGGCAGTTACTTTTCCACTGGTAATCCTGGCGGCTGCTTTAATTTGGAAGCAAAGAAAGGATTATCTGAAAACAGTTGCTGAAGTGGTGCCTTTTTTTATACTGCCTTTATACATAACTATAAATAGTTTTGCTGTCGTTTTCGAAGAAAGTGGCGCTGATATGCAACAAAGCGAAATGGAAGCTCCATTGTTTGAAGACATTCCGGCTAAAGGTATCACTGATTATTATGATTTTACTTTAAAGGATAAGATTATTTTAGGCGGGTACTCATTTGTAAGTTATTTGGAAAAATATGTGTTTCCAAGAAATTTAAGGCTCATATATCCTTATCCTCAGCTTAGTGAAGGGCAATTTTCGAGTATCTATTATATTCTATTTTTTTTATCATTAATCATAGTTGCTTTAGCGGTTTATTTAATAGTGTACTTTAATATTTGGCAGAATAAGACAGCAATGTTTGGCTTGTTTTTCTTTTTAAGCGGCTTGTCAATATTGCTGCATGTATTACCTATCGGAGGGCGAGTTGTTATCGCAGAAAGGTATATGTATTTACCGCAAGTAGGATTGTTGATATTTATTTTTTCACTTAGTAGTCATTTGATCTACTCAAAACTATACAGATTTAGATATTATGCTATCTTATCTGTTTTTGCTGTTTATTTTGTTTTTCAAACACATGCCCGCATTCCTGTTTGGGAAAATTCTTATGAATTATTTACAGACTTAATTGAAAAAGAACCAGATTATGCTGTTAGCTATAATAATTTGGCCAGTTGGTATGTATTAAATAATCAAATTAACAATGCAGCTGAACTTCTCAAAAAAGCAATAGAAATTAGTCCAACATACCCATTGCCTTACTTTAATCTCGGGAAAATAGCTTCCATGCAAGATAATGATCAGTTGGCTGTTCAGCTTTACCGTAAGGCTATAGAATTAGACCCCTTTTATTCATCTGCCTATAATAATATTGGTACAATTTATTTAAATTCAGAGCAATTTGATTCGGCTATAGTGTATTTGAATAAGGCATTAGATATAAATGCACAATTGCATTTGCCAAACTTTAACTTAGGAGTAGTATATGATGAGCTAATGAAGTATGAAAAAGCAATCAACTACTTTAAAATTGCAGCGAACTTAAACGAAAATCCTTATATTGAGTATAATAATATCGGTAATATTTATATCAAAATGGACGAAGATCATGCTGCTGAAGCATATTTGTTAAAATCAATTGAGTTAAATCCTTCTTATTATTTATCCTATTATAATTTAGGTTTTTTATATGAATTGAATGATGATTTTGAAAGAGCAAAGATTAACTATAAAAAATCTGTTGAATTAAACCCAAACCAAACAGGCCCATATCTAAGTTTGGCAAATATATATAAAGAAGCAGGTGATAAACAGACCGCTAATTTTTATTTGAGTAAAATAGAGGATGCTCCCATCGACTCGGATTTTGAGAATAGAATTGATTTAGCAGTTTCTTATGAATTGGAAGGAAATATGGTTGCTGCCAATCAGATATATAAACAATTGGTAGCAGAATTGCCTGATAATCCTGAACTATATATAAGGCTGGGTTTTACTTATAAACGCATGGGTGAAGTTGATGCCGCATTATCTGCACTAAACCAAAGTATCAGACTTGACCCTGCAAACGCGTCAGCTTATCAAAATAAGGCTATGGCATTGCTTAGATTGGAAGGAAATGAATTTGCAGCTATTGAAAATTTTGACAAAGCATTATCTTTAGATAATTCATTAGGAGATGCTTACGTCAATAGAGGAACTGCTTATATAAAAATGGGTAATTTTCAAAAAGGTGTTGAAGATCTTACAAAAGGAATTGAAATACTTGGAGATGAAGTCGCTTTAAATATGTATATTAACAGAGGTATTGCAAATTTGAATCTTGGTAATCAGGAAGAAGCTTGCAAAGACTTTAATACAGCTCTTGAAAAAGGTTATCAAAATGCTATTTTGTTTGTCAGAGACCATTGTGAATAA
- a CDS encoding glycosyltransferase, with amino-acid sequence MKKVSILLPVFNEEDNINQIYKAIKENIPANYLTDFIFIDDGSSDNSLNVIKELAIENSDVSFISLTRNFGHQAALMAGLQMAKGDIIITMDADFQDPPDKISDFFELYESGKKIVYGKRVSRKNDGFVKRLTAKWYYKIQKLSSGYDILENVGDFRLMDKEVVDNLLKMNEKSIYLRGMISWMGFPYGLVEYERPVRKSGETKYSLIKMISLAMNGILSFSFLPLKIGFFIGILSMGLGASFLTYIIYDVLINNEVYPLFKWLVVILFIFVGFLFTLLWILSEYIGKIYYENLNRPIFVVNETSVNQKGETQS; translated from the coding sequence ATGAAAAAAGTAAGTATTTTATTACCGGTTTTTAATGAAGAAGACAATATAAATCAGATTTATAAAGCAATTAAGGAAAATATTCCGGCGAATTATTTAACTGACTTTATTTTTATAGATGACGGAAGCAGTGATAACTCACTTAATGTTATTAAAGAACTGGCAATTGAAAACTCTGATGTAAGCTTTATTTCTTTAACCAGGAACTTTGGTCATCAGGCAGCTCTGATGGCCGGTCTTCAAATGGCAAAAGGAGATATAATAATTACTATGGATGCCGACTTTCAAGATCCACCTGACAAAATATCTGATTTTTTTGAACTGTATGAATCCGGAAAAAAAATTGTCTATGGCAAAAGAGTTAGCAGAAAAAATGATGGTTTTGTTAAAAGACTTACAGCCAAATGGTATTATAAAATTCAAAAACTAAGCTCCGGATACGATATACTTGAAAATGTAGGCGATTTCAGACTCATGGATAAAGAAGTAGTCGATAATCTTCTAAAAATGAATGAAAAGTCCATTTATTTGAGGGGTATGATTTCATGGATGGGCTTTCCTTATGGTCTGGTAGAATATGAAAGACCGGTCAGAAAAAGCGGTGAAACAAAATATTCCCTGATTAAAATGATTAGCCTTGCTATGAATGGAATTCTTAGTTTTTCATTTCTCCCACTTAAAATAGGTTTTTTTATAGGGATTCTCAGCATGGGTTTGGGTGCCTCTTTTTTAACATATATCATTTACGATGTACTTATTAACAATGAAGTCTACCCCCTTTTTAAATGGTTAGTCGTAATTTTATTCATTTTTGTAGGTTTTCTTTTTACCCTTTTATGGATTTTATCTGAATACATAGGGAAGATATACTATGAAAATCTAAACCGACCTATTTTTGTGGTGAATGAAACATCTGTTAATCAAAAAGGGGAAACGCAAAGCTGA